The Couchioplanes caeruleus sequence GTGGTGATCACCCCACACGGCGGTTCCCCGTACACCGTCGACGCCGCCACGGTGCTGCTGGCCACCGGCGCGACCCCGCGCGTCCTGCGGACGGCCGTCCCCGACGGCGAACGCATCCTCGACTGGCGGCAGGTGTACGACCTCACCGAGCTGCCCTCCCACCTCGTGGTGATCGGCTCCGGCGTGACCGGCGCCGAGTTCGCCAGCGCCTACCTGGCGATGGGCGTCGAGGTGACGCTGGTCTCCAGCCGCGAGCGGGTCATGCCGCACGAGGACGCCGACGCCGCCATGGCCATCGAGAGGGTCTTCCGCGAGCGCGGCATGACCATCCTCAACCAGTCCCGCGCCGACTCGGTGGTCAACACGGGCGACGGCGTCGAGGTCACCCTCGCCGACGGCCGGGTCGTCGCCGGCTCCCACGCCCTGATGGCCGTCGGCGCCGTGCCGAACACCGCCGACCTGGGCCTGCGCGAGTACGGCGTGGACGTGGCCCAGGGCGGCTATGTCACGGTCGACCGGGTCTCCCGCACCAACGTGCCCGGCATCTACGCGGCCGGCGACTGCACCGGCGTCCTGCCCCTGGCCAGCGTCGCCGCCATGCAGGGCCGCATCGCGATCTGGCACGCCATGGGCGAGGCCGTCGCGCCGCTGCGGCTGCGTACCGTGTCCGCCAACGTCTTCACCGACCCGGAACTGGCGACCGTCGGGGTCTCGCAGGACGACGTGGACGCCGGCAAGGTCCCGGCCCGCCAGGTGATGCTGCCGCTCACCGGCAACGCCCGCGCCAAGATGGCAGGTCTGCGCGACGGCTTCGTCAAGCTCTTCTGCCGCCCGGCAACCGGCCAGATCGTCGGCGGCGTCGTGGTGGCACCGAAGGCGAGCGAGCTGATCCTGCCGATCACGATGGCGATCGAGAACAATCTCACGGTGGACCAGCTCGCCCATACGATCACGATCTATCCGTCGTTGTCCGGGTCGATCGCCGAGGCCGCCCGCCAGTTGATGCTGCACGAGCGCGAGTAGGCGTCCTTCCCGTCGCCCGGCTGCCGTCTCTCGTCGCCCGGCTGCGGTCTTCCGTCTCCCGGCCGCCGGCTTTCGTCTCTCGTCTGCCGGCTGCCGGCGGGGCCGGGTTCACCGGCTCGTCCTTCCCCGGTGGTGGCGTGCGGCTTTCCGTCGGTGGCGGCCTATCCGGCTCGTCTCCGGTTCTCTTCTCGCGGCGCGGCCTAGGCGGGGTGAACGGGCTGGATCGGCGCGTTCGGCACCGGTTCGTCCTCCCCAGCGGCGTCCTCGGGCAGGTCGTCCTCGCTCTTGCGCCCGCCGAAGAGCGCCAGGATCCAGCCCGCCGTGCCGAAGATGACCGCGGCCGTGGCGGCGATGGCGAAGAGCCGCCACGCCGACTGGGTCACCGCGGTGCCGCCGACATGGCCGACCAGCCCCCCGTACGTCGCCCAGGCCAGCGCCGCGCCGCCGTCGTAGAGCACGAAGAGCTTGATCGGGTAGCCGGTTCGCCCGGCGTGGTAACCGGCCGCCATCCGGCCGCCGGGAACGAAGCGGCAGAGCAGCAGCACGAGCGGGCCGGGCTTGCGCAGGCCACGAGTGAAACGCTGGGCGGCCCGGCGGGTCCTGGACCCACTTTTCCCCGAATGGGTGACACGGTCGTGTGAGCCTCTCGCCTCATCGACCGTGCTAGTGGCGTCGTAGCTGCCGGCTGCTCCCCCGCGGTGCGGGTCCCCGGCGTCCTCGGCGCCATCGGTGCCCGGCGCGAACCTGGCGCGGAGGGCGGCGAGTCGGCCCCCGCCCCGGTGATCGGCGGCATGCCCGGCCGTGCGGCCGAGAACGAAAGCAATGGAATCACCGGTGAACATGCCCAGCGCGCCGACGGCGATGACCAGGGCCAGGTTCAGGTTGCCGTAGACCGTGAGGGCGCCAGAGGTGATCATGATGGCCTGAATCGGCACCACCGGAACCAGCGCATCGACGACGAGGAAGCCGAAGAGAGCGAGATAGGCCCACGCCGGCGTTGCCAGAATGGTCAACAGGTCGGTCATCGGCTTGGCCACCTCACGGCTCCAGGGTCCCCGGCATTGTCCGTGGGCGCACCTGAGAATGGGCTGAGCTCAGCATGCGCCCTGATCAGGCCCGGCTAACGGTGATGCCCGACACGGTACGTCCTCCACGGTGCACGCGTAGTACGCGACGCGGGGGCTTTCCGCCGACCCCGCATCCCGGACACCGAATGGCAATGAGCGCCATACCCGGCACCGTTCAGGAGGGGTGGCCCCCCGAGATGCTGATGGGTGTGTCCGCCATCCGCAGGGGCCGGAGTGTCCGACGGGGTAGTTGTGAACAGCGGGACATCCGCTTCTGATGGGGCGCGCACGAGCGTACTTTGTTAGGAGTCCGAAACGCCGAGTCTCCCGTTCTCGACGTTGCGGACAAATGGCGCCCAGGGCCCGGCCACCACAGCCGGCTGCGAGGCGCTCGGGCCGTCGGTAGGTCCCGTACCGGCGGCCCGACTCCTGCCGCCGCATGTCGCGGCATTACCAACACCTCGCCGCCGGTATCTCCGGTGATCACCACGCCTCAGGCCGGCCGGCATGTCCAGTGGCCGCACGGCCAAGGCCGCGGTCATATCTACGTGAACCACGGCCGACGCCGCGCCGTCACATCCCTGGCACGCGGCGCTTGCCGTTGGCGGGTTCACTGTGGCTCGCGGTGTTTGTTGTTGCCGGGTCCCGGTGGCTCGCGGCGTTGCCGATCGGTGAGTCCCCGTCGCCCGCGGCTTTCGCCGTCAGCGTGGCGCGCGGGTCACGGCTTCCTTTGCCGGTGTGTCCCGCGCCCCGACCTGGCTGCCGGGTGTGTCTCGTGTTGCCGGCTCAGCGTGGCGCGTGGGTCACGGCTCCTTCCGCCGCTGTGTCCCGCGTGCCCGACCTTCGCCGCCGGGGCGCGCCTCGTGCCTCCGGCGGCTGCCCGCGGTATGTGAATCGCCCGGCTGCCGCCCAGGCTCAGTCGTCGATCGTGCAGATCGTCGTGCCCGCGGTGACCGTGGAGCCGACCTCGGCGGTCAGGCCGTTGACCGTGCCCGCGCGGTGCGCCTGGAGGGGCTGCTCCATCTTCATCGCCTCGACGACCACGATGACATCGCCCTCGGCCACGGTGTCACCGTTGGCGGCGGCGACCTTGACGATGGTGCCCTGCATCGGTGCGGTCAGCGCGGCGGCGCCGCCCGGGGCCGCGGACGCCGCTCGGGCGCTCGCGCGGCGGGAGGTGGGGCGGGCTGCGGGGGCTGTGCCCGTACCCGTCATGAGATTGGCCGGGAGACGCACCTCCAGGCGCTTGCCGCCGACCTCGACCACGACGGTCTCGCGCTCCGGCGCGTCCGGCGCCGGACCGGCGGTCGGCGTGAAGGCCGGGACGCCACCGGTCCATTCGGTTTCGATCCAGCGCGTGTGCACGGAGAAGGGCTCGTCGGTGAACGCCTCGTCGCGCACGACCAGGCGGTGGAACGGAAGGACGGTCGCGATCCCCTCGATGACCGTCTCGTCGAGCGCCCGGCGGGCCCGCTGCAGTGCCTCGGCCCGGGTCGCCCCGGTCACGATGATCTTCGCCAGCATCGAGTCGAAGTTGCCGCCGATGACGCTGCCCGCCTCGACGCCCGCGTCGACCCGGATGCCCGGTCCGGACGGCCAGGTCAGGCCGGTGACCGTCCCCGGAGCGGGCAGGAAGTTGCGGCCGGCATCCTCGCCGTTGATCCGGAACTCGATCGAGTGACCGCGCGGCTCCGGATCCTCGGACAGCGCCAGCGGCTCACCATCGGCGATGCGGAACTGCTCGCGGACGAGGTCGATGCCGGCGGTCTCCTCGCTGACCGGGTGCTCCACCTGGAGTCGCGTGTTGACCTCGAGGAACGAGATCGTGCCGTCCTGCCCGACGAGATATTCCACCGTGCCGGCGCCGTGGTAGCCGGCCTCACGGCAAATCGCCTTGGCGCTGGAGTGGATGCGCTCCCGCTGCTCGGACGTGAGGAAGGGAGCCGGCGCCTCCTCGACCAACTTCTGGTGCCGTCGCTGGAGGGAACAGTCGCGCGTGCCGACGACGACCACGTTGCCGTGCGTGTCGGCCAGCACCTGCGCCTCGACGTGACGCGGCCGGTCGAGGTAGCGCTCGACGAAGCACTCGCCGCGGCCGAAGGCCGCCACCGCCTCGCGAGTGGCCGACTCGAACAGCGAAGGAATCTCCTCGAGCGTGCGCGCGACCTTGAGACCGCGCCCGCCGCCACCGAAGGCGGCCTTGATGGCGACGGGAAGGCCGTGCTCGCGAGCGAACGCGACGATCTCGTCCGCCCCGGAGACCGGCTCGGCCGTGCCGGGCACGAGCGGCGCGCCGGCCCGCTGCGCGATGTGCCGCGCGGTGACCTTGTCGCCCAGGTCGCGGATCGCCGCCGGCGTCGGACCGATCCAGGTCAGGCCCGCATCGAGTACGGCCTGAGCGAACTCGGCGTTCTCACTGAGGAAGCCGTAGCCGGGGTGCACCGCGTCAGCTCCGCTGCGTGCGGCGACATCGAGGATCTTGTCGATGCGCAGATAGGTCTCGGCCGCTGTCTCGCCGTCGAGGGCCCAAGCCTCGTCGGCGAGCCGCGCGGGAAGCGCGTCCCGGTCACTGTCCGCATAGACGGCGACACTGGTCAGGCCCGCGTCTTTGCAGGCCCGAATGACACGGACGGCGATCTCGCCGCGATTAGCGATCAATACCTTGCGCACGGGCTGAGCCTATCGTCCGATGTCACCGGCGCGCTCGGACCTGTGGACAGAGCCGTGCCCTGTGCCGAATGTCGGCCTTGTCCGTGCGGCTCGCTGCCTATCGTCCCTGTTCCTGCCCCTCGGCCTTTTTCCACAGGGCCGGAACGCCGACGCCGAAGGTCAGAAGAAGCCGGCGAAGAAGTGGCAGAGACAACCCGATGACGTTGCCGTGATCGCCCTCGATCCGCTCGACGAAGGAACCACCAAGTCCGTCGATGGTGAACGCCCCGGCGACATGCAGCGGCTCGCGGCTGGCGACGTACGCTTCGATCTCGGAATCACTGACATCGGCGAAGTGCACGACCGTGGCACCCACGTCCTCCGCCTGCTTGCCGCTGGTGAGATCGGTCAGATGATGCCCGGTGTGCAGCACCCCGGACCGCCCCCGCATGGCCGTCCACCGCCGAACAGCCTCCGCGGCGTTGGCAGGCTTACCGAGAATCTGGCCGTCGAAGGCCAGTACGGAGTCGCAGCCGAGCACGAGAACGTCGGGGTCAGGAGGAAGCGTGGAAGCCACGGCCCGCGCCTTCATCCGCGCCAGCGCAAGGCAGAGATCGTAGGCATCGGCCGCCTCGACGACGGACTCGTCTACGCCGCTGACCTGAACAGATGGGTCGAAGCCAGCGGCCCGGAGCAGGGCCAGCCGGGCAGGGCTGGCAGAGGCAAGAACCAGCCGGAGGCCGTCGTCAGTCCGCACAAGACCCACGCTACAAGCTTCGGAGGCCCGCTCAGCGCGCCCCACCGGAGGACCGCCGCCGCCGAACCCACAGGACGGCCACAAGCCCGGCAACAAGCACCGCGAGGACGCCTCCAGCGGCCAGGGGAGTGCTGTCACCGGTGGGTGCGTCGCCGGGTGCGGCTCCGGGCGTCGGCGCGGCGGGCCCGGAAGGGGCGGCGGGCGCAGAACTGGTCTGCGTCCCAGAGGCGGAACCACCCTCACCTCTCAGAGCGGCCACGATATCGACGACGCCGTGTCCGTATTCATCATCAACACCAGGAGCACCTTTGTCGGTAGCGGTGTCCTGCAGTCGCTGCACGACCTCCTCGGCGGTCATTTTCGGGTACTTGCTTCGAAGTAGCGCCGCAGCGCCGGACACGATCGCCGCGGAAGCCGATGTTCCAGTGCCCGTGCGATACCCGCCTTGGTTGCTGGTGCTCACAATGTCTTCGCCCGGGGCCATCAAGTCCAGAGCAGGTCCGGTAACGGAGACGTCCGCCTTTTTACCTGAACGATCGACTGCGCCGACGGCGACGATACTCCCCAAAACCGCCGGCGCGGTTACACCGGCATCTTGTGGTCTGTTGCCAGCTGACGCGACGATGACAACGTCGGCTTCGGCTGCTGCTTTGACAGCTTCAATCGTCTTCAGGTCGAGGCCCCCGCCTACGGACAGATTAATGACCTTCGCGCCGTGCTGAACAGCGTAGTTGATCGCCGGCCCGATTTCGGCATTTCTCGGCTTGTTCTCGAAGATCCGAACGGGAAGAATCTTTGCTTCGGGTGCAATTCCCAGCGCGCCTTTGCCGGACCTCCCATGTGCTGCAATCAGGCCGGCCATGCCAGTGCCGTGCCCGGTTTTGTCACTGCGCCCATCTCGTCCCTTGTTTATGAAGTCGGTACCGCTGAGGATGCTTCCTGTGAGATCGGCGTGGTTGCTTACTCCGGAGTCGATTACACCGACCGTGACGCCACTTCCTGCTGCTATCTGATGAACATCGCCAATTTTCAAGAAATCGAGGTGCCACTGCTTGTCGCGGGTTGCGTCGGCGAGAGCCGGTCCGATCGGTATGCCGCTGCCGATGGCGAGCGTTACCAGTCCAAGTAGAGCGAGGAGTTGCCGCCTCATGCTCTGTAGCCGATGGCGGGTCCGGGGTCGATAGGGCTTGGATCGGCAGGAGGCAGCAGTACGGGATCGACGCCTTCGTCTGTAGCCCACGGGTTGTCCGGATCCCACCGCTTTGTGCTGGGCCTCTCGGAGTGCTCTCGTGTTCCAGTCAACGGTTGAATTAAGCCTCCGACCGCGTGTGGTGTACTCGCCGGTCTTGCTGGCGTACCCCCGACGGGGCTGGCCCCCTGCGGGCTTATGACGCCACCCACCGGATTGACTCGACCTCCGACCGATGTCCGGGATCCGGGGATGTTCGCGGGCATCTGTCCGATGACCCCGTTGCCCGGGCCGGCACCGATGATCCCGCCGGGTGGCATTGTCATACGCCCAGCGGGCCCGCTGCCACCTGTCCTGGATCCGCCCGGCTCGGTTAATCTTTCGCCGCGCGGTGGTATTCCGCCGGAGAATAACGGGTTGGTGGCTCCTGGTGCCGTGATAGCGCTGGGATGGAAACTTGCAGAAGTGCCTGTTGCAGGAGGGATCAGATTTCCCGCACCTGTCGTTCCATGCGTTGGTGATTGAGGGAGGTTGGCCGTGGTCGGGCTCATGCTTCCGAGTGTGGGTCCACTGCCTATGATTCCAGCTCCTCCTGGATTCGTGACTCCTGGAAGTGAACTGTTCGAGGGCGAACTTGGCATGGAGCTGTTCGTTGGGTTGGAAGCCGACCGTCCGCTGGCGCCCTCAGGTGACGGGATGACCGGCGGAACGGCGAGTCCTGAATTTGAATATTCTTGATCGTCTCCGCCGGTCACGTACCTAGAATATTCTGCGGGGTTGTACGGCTTCGGCTTCTGGAGGGCTGCCTGTCCGCTGATCACCGTGCTGCTCAGGTCGTACATGATGGCGCGCGCCTGGGTGTTCAGTTGCTCTTGTTGGGCGGCGGATACCGGCGGGAATGAGATCTTCGGTGGCTCGGCCGGGTCGGCCGCCTCGGCCTGCTGCTTGGCCTGCCAGGAGAGGTTCGCCCTCTCGTTTGCCTCGTACTGCTCGAACAGGGGTTGCAGCTTGTGGCGGGCCAGGCTGAGGGTCAGCGTGACCGTCGAGAAGGTCGTGTAGTTGGCGGATGCCGCCTCATGGGTGGCTTGGAGGTCGGCGATCAGGTTGTCGAGCCGTTCCAGGTAGGCCGCCGATGCGGGGCTTTTCGACGGCGGCCAGACGGATGCGAGATTGTCTCGGTACATCTTGACCTGGCCCAGATGGGTGAGGGTCAGTTCGGCCGTCTGCTTCCACCCTGAGACCACGTCGAAGTGGCTGTCGGTCTGCTGATTCGCGACCGCGGCCCACATGGTGCGGACGTCCTTCGAGTTCCAGTCGGTGCCGCCGTAGCCGCCGCCTCCGCCCGCGATGAGCATCAGAGCGTCTCCGTATCTCCGGGCGCGGGTACGGCGTCGGAGAAGGCCTTCTCGACGTCGGCCACGTTGGCGTGGGCGTACGCGTCCGAGTTCCGGTATTCGGCGCTGATGGACCGCGCCGCGGTGGCGAAGATGTGGGTGCCGTCGCGGAAGTTGAAGGTGTTGGCGAAGGTCTGGTTCTGGACCTCGTTGTGCACCGTGAGGAAGCTCTGCAGTTCGGGGAAGGCCGGGCCGGCCGCGGGAAGCTCGGTCATCATCGCCGTGGTGACCCGTTGCAGGTTCGGGTCGTATCCGGCCTGCACCTCGTTCGCGAGTGTCCTGGCGAACTCCTCCATCGCGTGGATGTCGGTTTCGATCGAGGCGAAGCTCGTGATGGAGCTGTCCGGCAACTCGTGCATGCGCCTGTGCCCTCCCCTGGGAGTGCGAAATCTTCCGCGACCCTAGTCCGTGCCGGCCCGGGGTTCGACCCCCCCGTGGCCGGGGCTGTGGACACTCCCACCATACTGAGGGCTGTCTATCCCTTGAGGGTCCTCAGCGGGGCAGGCTCGACTCTCGCCAGGAGCCGCGGCCCGCTCCCGGGCGGGCGCTGCGGAGCCACGGGTTCGTCGATGTGCGGGACTTTGCGGCATCCGTACCCGTGGATGCTCCGACCAAGGCCCCTACCAGGGCGGCCAGCTCTTCTGCGGTCGGTGCGCCACGGACCACGCTGACCAGCGGTTCCTCATTCATTGATCAAGCGTACGGTCTGGCCCGCGGTGTGCGGTGACACGCATCCCACACTCGGCTGATCGATTCGCTGCGGCTCGACAGGACCGGGTATTTTCTGCGTGATGTCTACTTCCCCCCCGCTCGTTGTCGCTGACCGCTACCGGCTCGTCGCGCCGCTCGGTCAGGGCGGGATGGGTCGTGTCTGGCGGGCGACCGATGTCGTCCTGCACCGGGAAGTGGCGATCAAGGAGCTTGTTCCTCCTCCGGGCCTCACTCCCGACGAGCGGCAGGAGATGCGGGAGCGCTCGTTGCGGGAGGCGCGGGCGATCGCGCGGCTCAGCAACATCAACGTGGTGCGCGTCTTCGACGTGCTGCGGACCGATGCGGATCCGTGGATCGTCATGGAGTACGTGCCGTCACGCTCCCTCCAGGACATTCTGGCCAGCGACGGACCCTTCAACCCGGTCCGCGCCGGCGAGATCGGGCTCGGCGTCCTCGGCGCGCTGCGGGCCGCTCACCACGCCGGTGTCGTGCACCGCGACGTCAAGCCCGGCAATGTGCTGATCGGCGAGGACGGCCGGGTCGTGCTCACCGACTTCGGCCTCGCCACGGTGCCCGGCGACCCGAACGTGACGCGGACCGGCCTGGTGCTGGGCTCGCCCGCGTACATTGCTCCGGAGCGTGCCCGCGACGGCTCTGCCGGTCCTGGTGCCGATCTGTGGTCGCTCGGCGCGACCCTCTACGCCGCGGTCGAGGGCGCGTCGCCGTTCGCGCGTTCCTCGGCGATCGCGACGCTGGCCGCCCTCGCGACCGAGAATCCGCCGCCGGCCCGCAACGCCGGTCCGCTCAAGCCGGTCCTCAACGGTCTGCTGCGCAAGGATCCCGCGCACCGCATCAATGCCGACGAGACCGAGCGTCTGCTGCTGCGCGCGACCGGGCGCCGGTCGCGGCTGAGCTTCCCGATGAGCGCGACGATGCGGCGTCCCGGCGCCGGTCGCGAACGTCCACCGATCGTTCCGGGCGTCACGGGCAGCGCGCCCGTCGTGCCCGGCCCGCGACCTCCGGTCACCTCCGGCCGGCCGCCGACGCCTCCGCCGACCGGCGCCGGCCGCACCGGTTCCGCGCCGGTGTCTCCGAGCCGGGGGGCCGCGCCGCCGCCGGTCCCTCCCGGCCGGGCCACTCCGCCGAACGTGTCGGGGCGCGCCGGGATGGGCCGGGCCACCCCGCCGGTCACCCACGGTCGCGTCGCGCCCCCGGTCACCTCCGGGCCGTCGGGTGCGACGCCGCCGGGCCGTCCGCCGGTCACGCCGGGCCGCGCGCCCGCGACCCCGCCGCCGGACCAGGGTCGCCCGACGATCTTCACTCCGGGCAAGGCCACGGTCGGCCGCGCGCCGCGTCCCGCGGACGCGCCCCGAAAGCCCGAATTGGACGCCACCAGGGTGGACCCGTCGGCGGTTTTCTCAAGTACGGGCACAGCGAAGCCGCCGCCCCCAGGGCAGGAATCAGGAGCGGAACCACCCACCACCCCTACCGCGACGATGCGCGGCGCGGGCTCCGCTTTGGGCTCCTTCACGGCCGAAGAGGTCGCCGAAGCCCTCCAGCGCCAAGCAGGCCGGCACCCACAGTCGACACCCACCCCGGCACCCCCGCCCCCACCCTCAACCGCAACCACCACCTCGACCTCGAGCAGCGCCTCGACCCCCAACAGCGCCTCGACCTTGAGCCGCCCCTCGACCCCGAGCCGCGACGAGGCATCAGTCTCGTCCCGCCCGGAGACGCCGAGCCCCTCGGAGGCCACGGCCGGTTCCCAGAAGGCGAACCCGGCCGACGCCCCGGCCAGTTCCGAGAAGCGGAGTCCGGCCGACACCCCGGCCGCCCCGGGACCGTCGGCGTCCGCCGAGGTCGAAACCGCCACGTCCGATGCACCGGCATCGACCGCCGGCGAATCGTCGGCCGCGCCCGGCACCGCAGCGGAACCGAAATCCTCCCGCGAGCCATTCGGCCCCCGCCCGACGAAGTCCACCAATGGGACGGACGGCGCCGGGGACGACAATGCCGCGACTGCCAAGGCCCCGGCGGACAAGGCTGCAAGCGATAAGCCCTCGCAGCCACAGGACGAGGTTGACGCGCTCAAGGGCGGCGACGCGCTCAAGGGCGGCGACGCGCTCAAGGGCGGCGACGCGCCCGAGAGTGGAGCGCCCAAGGAGGGTGGCGAGCCGGAGACGCCGCCAATCAAAGCCACCCCTGGTGCCGAGTCCAAGACCGCGGACTCCAAGGCTGGCGACCTGGCCGCCGAGTCCTCGACGGAAGAGGCCAAGCCGGAGCCGTCGCCGGCCAAGCCTGCGGTAGGCGCCCGGGCAGGAGCGGCCTCCACAAGCAAAGCCGCCCGAAAGAAGGGCCGCAGCCGGCAGGCGGCTGACACCAAGCCTGCCGCCGACCGCACGAACCAGGCGAAGGCGGCAACAGCATCGACCTCCGCGCAGGCCGAGAACGCCCAGCCTGCGACATCGCAGGACGCGAAGGCGGAACTCGCCGCAGCGCAGGACTCGACGGCGCAGGACGCCGCAGCCCAGGACGCCGCAGCCCAGGACGCGACAGCCGAGGATTCGACGGCGCTGGACGCGACGGCCCAGGATCCGGCGGAGCTGGACGCGACGGCCCAGGATCCGGCGGAGCTGGACGCGACGGCCCAGGATCCGGCGGCGCAGGACGCGACGGCCCAGGATCCGGCAGCGCAGGACGCGACCGCCCAGGACCCGATGGCGCAGGACGAGGCAGCCGAGGGCCCGACGGAGCAAGGCACGACGGCGGATGCGGACGAAACGCCCGCGGATGTCACGCCCGAGCCTGAGGTCGAAGCGCCATCGGCTGAGGCCGTCGCGGCCGTAGGCAAGAAGGGCGGTTCCGGCGCCGCGACGAAGGATGCCGAGGGCGGCAAGTCCGAGGGCGCGCGGCCCAAGAGTGACGTGTCTGAGCTCGCGTCTCTGGCGATGTCCGACTCGGATTCGCAGACCCGGGTCATCGGGTCCACCCAGAGCGAGTCGCTCGCGCCGACGTCCGGGGCGCCCGCGAGTCGGCCGGCGTGGCAGCCGATGAACCTGCGGGCGCCGTCGGCCGGGCGGCGCGGGTTGACCGTCCTGGGTGTCACGCTGACGCGGCGGCAGACCGTGGTCGGGATCGGCGTGCTGGCCGCCGTACTGTTGCTGCTGGCCTTTGTTGTTCCGCTGGCCTTAGTGAACGGCGGGGATGGTGAGCAGGGTCAGCGGGCCGGGGCGGGGCCGGTGACGACTGCCGGCAAGCCGAAGGCCTCCGCGGCGGCCGTCGCGCCGACGCCGTCCTCCGGGCCGACGCCGTCGAGCGCTGCTTCCCAGTCGCCGCCGCGGGTCGCGGTGCCCTCAGGCTGGCGGATCTATGGTGGCCCCGGGACCGGCTTCTCCGTGCCGCTGCCGCCGAATGCCTCGGTGAACGCCTCCAGCCCGGACGAAATCTACATCCAGCTCGAGAACCGGCTGCTGCTCATCGCGCAGACGGACCAGCCGAAGCCGGATCCCAAGGCCGACTGGCTCGACCAGGAGAGAAGTCGCTCGGGGGGCAAGTACCGCGACTACCAGCGGCTCAGGATGGATTCGGTCAAGTACTTCCAGAAGGCTGTCGACTGGGAGTTCTACTACACGACGACCACCGGATACCGGCAGCGCGTCGTGCGGCGGAACTTCCTGGTGGGCTCCGATAAGGCGTACAGCATCAACTGGTATGTCTCGCCCGAGGACTGGGACGCTTCGATGAAGGATCTGCAGGTCATCTACGACTGGTTCACGCCGATGCCGTGACCTCGTGCATGAGGTGATCGATGAATGGGTACTCATCGGGCACCGAATCAGGAGGTGCACGATGTTCCGCCGACACGGCAGCAAGCCCACGCTCGCGTTGTGGATGCTCGTCGCGCTCGCCGACATCGCCATCCTCGTGGTGGCCGCGGGTGTCATGACCGTGCTCCTGGTCGCCGCCGGAGCGATGATCGTGGCAGGCGCCGTCGCCGGCGCCCGCCAACTGCAACGCCGCCCAACAGCGCAGGCACCCTCACCCCTACGCCGCCGCGTCTGAACCGTGCGGGCCGCGTCTGAACCCCGCGCGCCGCCACCTCCCGGGGAGCCCGGAGAAGGACAAGGCGACCGCGCCGCGCTTGAACCGCGCGCCGCGCCTGAATCCGCGGGTGCGCAGCGGCAGAGCGCGTGGGGAGCTGCGGCCGGGGTCTGCGGGGCCGGGACGTGCGGCTCCAGCGGGTTTCGACAACGCCGCCGAGAACGGCGGGGCGGTTTCGCTGCGGTCGGGATCGGCCGGAGGGGCGGTGATCCGCTACGCTCCCGGGCTGTGTCGATCGACTCGGTGACTGATATCTGGGAGACGCTGTTCAGCGCCCAGCCCGACCCGCCTGGATTCCTCGTGCTGGTCACGGCGGCAACCGCG is a genomic window containing:
- a CDS encoding NAD(P)H-quinone dehydrogenase, with protein sequence MSRIVIIGGGPGGYEAALVAAQLDADVTLVEADGAGGACVLSDCVPSKTFIASSEVVTGYRHNESFGVRSAGLEGVTVDAVAVNERVKKLALAQSGDIQTKLVKAGVDVVQGRARLGEDTLGHTHQVVITPHGGSPYTVDAATVLLATGATPRVLRTAVPDGERILDWRQVYDLTELPSHLVVIGSGVTGAEFASAYLAMGVEVTLVSSRERVMPHEDADAAMAIERVFRERGMTILNQSRADSVVNTGDGVEVTLADGRVVAGSHALMAVGAVPNTADLGLREYGVDVAQGGYVTVDRVSRTNVPGIYAAGDCTGVLPLASVAAMQGRIAIWHAMGEAVAPLRLRTVSANVFTDPELATVGVSQDDVDAGKVPARQVMLPLTGNARAKMAGLRDGFVKLFCRPATGQIVGGVVVAPKASELILPITMAIENNLTVDQLAHTITIYPSLSGSIAEAARQLMLHERE
- a CDS encoding DedA family protein, translating into MTDLLTILATPAWAYLALFGFLVVDALVPVVPIQAIMITSGALTVYGNLNLALVIAVGALGMFTGDSIAFVLGRTAGHAADHRGGGRLAALRARFAPGTDGAEDAGDPHRGGAAGSYDATSTVDEARGSHDRVTHSGKSGSRTRRAAQRFTRGLRKPGPLVLLLCRFVPGGRMAAGYHAGRTGYPIKLFVLYDGGAALAWATYGGLVGHVGGTAVTQSAWRLFAIAATAAVIFGTAGWILALFGGRKSEDDLPEDAAGEDEPVPNAPIQPVHPA
- a CDS encoding acyl-CoA carboxylase subunit epsilon; translated protein: MNEEPLVSVVRGAPTAEELAALVGALVGASTGTDAAKSRTSTNPWLRSARPGAGRGSWRESSLPR
- a CDS encoding acetyl/propionyl/methylcrotonyl-CoA carboxylase subunit alpha is translated as MRKVLIANRGEIAVRVIRACKDAGLTSVAVYADSDRDALPARLADEAWALDGETAAETYLRIDKILDVAARSGADAVHPGYGFLSENAEFAQAVLDAGLTWIGPTPAAIRDLGDKVTARHIAQRAGAPLVPGTAEPVSGADEIVAFAREHGLPVAIKAAFGGGGRGLKVARTLEEIPSLFESATREAVAAFGRGECFVERYLDRPRHVEAQVLADTHGNVVVVGTRDCSLQRRHQKLVEEAPAPFLTSEQRERIHSSAKAICREAGYHGAGTVEYLVGQDGTISFLEVNTRLQVEHPVSEETAGIDLVREQFRIADGEPLALSEDPEPRGHSIEFRINGEDAGRNFLPAPGTVTGLTWPSGPGIRVDAGVEAGSVIGGNFDSMLAKIIVTGATRAEALQRARRALDETVIEGIATVLPFHRLVVRDEAFTDEPFSVHTRWIETEWTGGVPAFTPTAGPAPDAPERETVVVEVGGKRLEVRLPANLMTGTGTAPAARPTSRRASARAASAAPGGAAALTAPMQGTIVKVAAANGDTVAEGDVIVVVEAMKMEQPLQAHRAGTVNGLTAEVGSTVTAGTTICTIDD
- a CDS encoding Maf family protein; protein product: MRTDDGLRLVLASASPARLALLRAAGFDPSVQVSGVDESVVEAADAYDLCLALARMKARAVASTLPPDPDVLVLGCDSVLAFDGQILGKPANAAEAVRRWTAMRGRSGVLHTGHHLTDLTSGKQAEDVGATVVHFADVSDSEIEAYVASREPLHVAGAFTIDGLGGSFVERIEGDHGNVIGLSLPLLRRLLLTFGVGVPALWKKAEGQEQGR
- a CDS encoding S8 family serine peptidase; the protein is MRRQLLALLGLVTLAIGSGIPIGPALADATRDKQWHLDFLKIGDVHQIAAGSGVTVGVIDSGVSNHADLTGSILSGTDFINKGRDGRSDKTGHGTGMAGLIAAHGRSGKGALGIAPEAKILPVRIFENKPRNAEIGPAINYAVQHGAKVINLSVGGGLDLKTIEAVKAAAEADVVIVASAGNRPQDAGVTAPAVLGSIVAVGAVDRSGKKADVSVTGPALDLMAPGEDIVSTSNQGGYRTGTGTSASAAIVSGAAALLRSKYPKMTAEEVVQRLQDTATDKGAPGVDDEYGHGVVDIVAALRGEGGSASGTQTSSAPAAPSGPAAPTPGAAPGDAPTGDSTPLAAGGVLAVLVAGLVAVLWVRRRRSSGGAR